In Colletotrichum higginsianum IMI 349063 chromosome 1, whole genome shotgun sequence, one genomic interval encodes:
- a CDS encoding WD repeat domain-containing protein, which yields MRPRTSETQPSQAAAAPSNHHQGIASAPPPPDAHHDQHTQYHHHRESSQQQPHEPSSQGGANVGQPSFSSYHQTFPVIPSSYYHEPGSFAHDDYDDYEDYDDDTDEADDDDDDDLDMSDSDGGAPLDHIMTVTSLLSPMPVAEASTNPTEPYPGNLDGEQPSHPALEHHNASSEPPAHMVNYWSIPLATGHGFLDPTGPQNPTPFDTTPFHPLLHAGNMEEDDESDDVFYPSVAEQLQQFQVVAVDEEEAAWQATGPPAISNPISSTLGPENPGLTDFLKDWAWRNRYQSRGPSPGIRQINEQAARKITRVRYSDLQGNRCDAQGIDWNDLGVTRKNARERRSLDYKNYTNRSDSDIWAPHLPDRIIRNTEDLFRFRRMDIRQNVHLAHFQLRNILACAGRSHAFYPGQGAVHQINPVSGESEVAMDLNDMIGVQISTLDANCDLLIAGTFNGEYCMRNIYSQDKKYTEGQITSHISGITNHLQIHQSRNSSAPLAAFASNDQGFRVMDVATEKFVLDTQYGCPINCSALSADRRLRVMVGDNYNVLIASADTGEILQELGGHRDFGFACDWSDNGWTVATGFQDMSVKLWDARMWTNSDGSSKPLTTIRSEMAGVRSLRFSPTGSGPQVLVAAEEADYVNIIDIRTLAHKQTFDIFGEIGGVEFTNDGQDLNILCMDRTRGGLVQLERCNVGYDAEADFKYSHQAAPLDPWWEASQAGSFTDTKMTGPKTAAWQERSTIFFDDLEPF from the exons ATGCGCCCCAGAACTTCCGAAACCCAGCCCTCGcaggccgctgccgctcccTCGAACCATCACCAAGGGATCGCATCGGCCCCGCCTCCACCTGACGCTCACCACGATCAACACACACAATACCATCACCATCGCGAATCCagtcagcagcagcctcacgAACCCTCGTCACAGGGCGGCGCAAACGTTGGCCAaccttccttttcctcctaCCATCAGACCTTCCCCGTCATACCGTCATCCTACTACCATGAACCCGGCTCCTTTGCCCACGACGATTACGACGACTACGAAGACTATGACGATGATAccgacgaagccgacgatgacgacgacgatgacctgGACATGAGCGACAGCGACGGAGGCGCTCCCTTGGATCATATAATGACCGTCACCAGTCTTCTCTCCCCAATGcccgtggccgaggccagcACAAACCCTACCGAACCCTACCCCGGGAACCTTGACGGCGAGCAACCCTCTCATCCGGCACTGGAGCATCATAATGCATCCAGCGAACCACCTGCCCACATGGTCAACTACTGGAGCATACCGCTTGCCACCGGGCATGGTTTTCTTGACCCGACAGGACCTCAAAACCCCACCCCGTTCGACACCACTCCTTTCCACCCCTTGCTACATGCCGGAAAcatggaggaggatgacgagagTGACGACGTCTTCTACCCGAGCGTCGCcgagcagctgcagcagtTCCAAgtggtcgccgtcgacgaggaagaggcggcgTGGCAAGCAACCGGTCCTCCGGCCATCAGCAATCCTATCTCCAGCACTCTCGGGCCAGAAAACCCGGGGCTGACCGACTTTCTCAAAGACTGGGCCTGGCGCAACCGTTATCAGTCTCGTGGTCCCAGTCCTGGTATTCGCCAGATCAACGAGCAGGCAGCACGGAAGATCACGCGAGTCCGCTACTCGGACCTCCAGGGCAACCGGTGTGATGCGCAAGGCATCGATTGGAATGACTTGGGCGTCACACGGAAGAACGCTCGCGAACGTCGAAGCCTGGATTACAAGAATTACACTAACAGGTCAGATTCGGATATCTGGGCC CCACACCTACCCGACAGGATCATTCGGAACACAGAAGACCTCTTCAGGTTCCGCCGCATGGACATCCGTCAAAACGTCCACCTGGCCCATTTCCAGCTGCGCAACATTTTGGCATGCGCAGGGCGGAGCCATGCCTTCTACCCTGGCCAGGGAGCCGTACACCAGATCAACCCAGTGTCTGGCGAGAGCGAGGTGGCCATGGACCTAAACGACATGATTGGGGTTCAGATCTCGACCTTGGATGCGAACTGTGACCTCCTCATCGCAGGCACCTTCAACGGCGAGTACTGCATGCGAAACATCTACAGCCAGGACAAGAAGTACACCGAGGGACAAATCACCAGCCACATCAGTGGCATCACCAACCACCTGCAGATTCACCAGTCGAGAAACTCATCGGCACCGCTAGCAGCGTTCGCGTCCAACGATCAAGGCTTCCGTGTCATGGACGTCGCCACGGAAAAGTTTGTTCTCGACACGCAGTATGGCTGCCCCATCAACTGCTCCGCCCTGTCAGCCGACCGCCGCTTGCGTGTAATGGTCGGTGATAACTACAACGTCCTCATCGCCAGTGCAGACACTGGTGAGATACTACAAGAGCTGGGTGGCCATAGAGACTTTGGCTTTGCCTGCGACTGGTCCGACAACGGCTGGACGGTCGCAACGGGCTTCCAAGACATGAGTGTCAAGCTATGGGACGCCCGGATGTGGACCAACTCGGATGGTAGCAGCAAACCACTCACCACCATTCGATCCGAGATGGCAGGCGTTCGCAGCCTCAGGTTCTCTCCCACGGGCAGTGGTCCCCAAGTTCTCGTTGCGGCTGAAGAAGCCGACTATGTCAACATTATTGACATTCGAACTCTCGCACATAAACAAACATTCGACATCTTTGGAGAGATTGGAGGTGTTGAATTCACAAACGACGGTCAAGATCTAAACATTCTCTGCATGGACCGGACTCGTGGAGGGTTGGTCCAGCTGGAACGCTGCAACGTGGGCTACGACGCTGAGGCCGACTTCAAATATTCAC